A part of Halobacillus shinanisalinarum genomic DNA contains:
- the atpE gene encoding F0F1 ATP synthase subunit C, translated as MGLLAAAIAVGLAALGAGIGNGLIVSRTVEGIARQPELRSALQTTMFIGVALVEAVPIIGVVIAFIVMGQ; from the coding sequence ATGGGTCTATTAGCAGCTGCAATTGCAGTAGGTTTAGCGGCACTAGGTGCTGGTATTGGTAACGGTTTGATTGTTAGTCGTACGGTTGAAGGGATTGCGCGTCAACCAGAATTGCGCAGTGCACTTCAAACAACAATGTTCATTGGTGTGGCACTAGTTGAGGCAGTTCCAATCATCGGCGTTGTTATCGCATTTATCGTAATGGGTCAGTAA
- a CDS encoding TIGR01440 family protein — MTDVQAIQQEVASVVRQLLESGHIKNGLLVIGCSTSEIAGERIGTSGSEAIAEVVYNEWQKLTEQKGIDIAFQCCEHLNRSLLIERSVQKEHNYKEVAAIPVPEAGGSMAAYAYKQMEEPVLVEAVEADAGVDIGDTLIGMHLKRIAVPLRLEQKVVGEAHVTVACTRPPFVGGARAVYEE; from the coding sequence ATGACTGATGTACAAGCCATTCAACAGGAGGTAGCTTCCGTTGTCAGACAGTTGTTGGAAAGCGGCCATATTAAAAACGGTCTGCTTGTCATTGGATGCTCGACTAGCGAAATAGCTGGGGAAAGAATAGGCACTTCAGGCAGTGAAGCAATTGCCGAAGTTGTGTATAATGAATGGCAGAAGCTCACTGAACAAAAAGGAATTGACATCGCATTTCAATGCTGTGAACACCTAAATCGTTCACTCCTCATTGAACGATCTGTGCAAAAGGAGCATAACTACAAAGAAGTAGCGGCTATTCCCGTTCCAGAAGCAGGTGGTTCAATGGCCGCTTATGCTTATAAACAGATGGAGGAGCCTGTTTTGGTTGAAGCAGTTGAAGCGGATGCGGGAGTAGACATTGGAGATACACTAATTGGAATGCATCTGAAGCGCATCGCTGTACCGCTTCGCCTTGAGCAAAAAGTAGTTGGGGAAGCACATGTCACGGTAGCTTGCACCCGCCCGCCATTTGTTGGTGGGGCCCGAGCTGTTTACGAAGAGTAA
- the atpF gene encoding F0F1 ATP synthase subunit B, translating to MQGFTANLVLGATGFAIGDMIIQLIFFLILLALLKKFAWGPLLNMMKEREDYIANEIDTAEKSREEAARQQREASEELKKTRQDAQSIIEDARKTAGQQERDIVESARKEAERIKISARQEIEQERDKAVQTLKDQVASMSVMIASKVIEKELSEQDQQALIDKYINESGEER from the coding sequence GTGCAAGGATTTACTGCGAACTTAGTCCTGGGTGCAACAGGATTTGCCATTGGCGATATGATTATTCAACTGATCTTCTTCCTCATTCTGCTCGCACTTCTAAAGAAGTTTGCGTGGGGACCATTGTTGAACATGATGAAAGAACGTGAAGATTATATTGCGAATGAAATAGATACAGCTGAAAAAAGTCGTGAGGAAGCAGCACGTCAACAACGTGAAGCTTCTGAAGAGTTGAAGAAGACGCGTCAAGACGCACAGAGTATTATTGAGGATGCGCGTAAAACAGCAGGGCAGCAGGAACGAGATATCGTTGAATCCGCTCGTAAAGAAGCAGAGCGTATCAAAATTTCTGCTCGTCAGGAGATTGAGCAAGAGCGTGATAAAGCCGTTCAAACACTAAAAGATCAGGTGGCATCTATGTCCGTTATGATCGCCTCGAAAGTGATCGAAAAAGAATTGTCTGAGCAAGATCAGCAAGCATTAATTGATAAATATATCAATGAGTCAGGAGAAGAGCGATGA
- a CDS encoding low molecular weight protein arginine phosphatase — MNLLFVCTGNTCRSPMAEALLKFKNNDIDVRSAGIFAGDGQPLSEGTDHVLSEMGLSFNHSSTSVNEDLLKWADVVLTMTDKHKQTLALQYPEEQTKFYTLKEYVLIDEEHWQQLKNLYTSFEEKRIFHLSNMEEDLTEAEVEKRLRKELSNEIKVIQQLEAEIPSLNITDPYGKSVQVYRETRDELNEHIDLLLKKLSNKNN, encoded by the coding sequence ATGAACCTTTTATTTGTATGCACAGGGAATACTTGCCGCAGCCCTATGGCTGAGGCTCTTTTAAAGTTTAAAAATAATGACATTGACGTTCGTTCAGCAGGAATTTTTGCAGGAGACGGACAACCATTATCAGAAGGAACAGACCATGTGTTAAGTGAAATGGGACTTTCCTTCAATCATTCTTCAACCTCAGTTAACGAGGACCTTCTCAAATGGGCGGACGTCGTATTAACGATGACCGATAAACATAAACAAACACTGGCATTGCAGTACCCTGAGGAGCAAACTAAATTTTATACCTTAAAAGAATACGTTCTCATCGATGAGGAGCACTGGCAGCAGCTCAAGAACCTTTATACCTCTTTTGAGGAAAAACGGATCTTTCATTTAAGTAATATGGAAGAAGACCTGACCGAAGCTGAAGTTGAAAAACGCCTTCGTAAAGAACTTTCAAATGAAATAAAAGTGATTCAACAACTGGAAGCCGAAATTCCAAGCTTAAACATCACAGACCCTTACGGCAAAAGTGTCCAAGTATATAGGGAGACACGTGATGAACTCAATGAGCATATCGACCTTCTGTTGAAAAAACTATCCAACAAAAACAATTAA
- a CDS encoding ATP synthase subunit I, which yields MKDYQHMIVRQRKWMFYLLALLVLGWGVTPWQPVFLGLLLGSSLSFYNLWLMQRKIKKLGEASADNQSIRGIGTFTRLASGALAVVIALQFEEHFQLLAVVLGLMAAYIVILIDYLFNKSTD from the coding sequence ATGAAAGATTATCAACACATGATAGTCCGTCAACGAAAGTGGATGTTCTACCTACTAGCCTTACTCGTTTTAGGGTGGGGAGTCACACCGTGGCAACCGGTTTTCCTCGGACTTCTACTAGGAAGTTCCCTTAGTTTCTACAACCTCTGGCTCATGCAACGAAAAATCAAAAAACTTGGTGAGGCATCAGCAGACAACCAGTCTATCAGAGGAATAGGTACTTTCACACGATTGGCTTCAGGTGCTTTAGCCGTAGTCATCGCCCTTCAGTTTGAAGAACATTTCCAATTGTTAGCAGTAGTATTGGGCTTAATGGCAGCCTACATTGTCATTTTAATAGATTACCTGTTCAACAAATCAACAGATTAG
- the rpiB gene encoding ribose 5-phosphate isomerase B gives MKVIIASDHGGVNLRREVAEVLDELHIEFEDIGCDCETSVDFPDYAIPAAERVASGEFDRGILICGTGIGMSISANKVNGIRAALVHDLFTAKATREHNNSNVLCMGERVIGPGLAKEIARTWLETDYEAGRHEKRVGKITEYEGRKA, from the coding sequence ATGAAAGTGATTATAGCATCCGATCATGGTGGCGTGAATCTACGCCGCGAAGTAGCTGAGGTATTAGATGAATTACATATAGAATTTGAAGATATCGGCTGTGACTGCGAAACATCTGTGGACTTCCCGGATTACGCCATTCCAGCCGCAGAACGTGTTGCCAGCGGGGAATTTGATAGAGGGATTCTGATTTGTGGGACAGGTATCGGCATGTCCATTTCAGCCAATAAAGTCAACGGCATTCGCGCTGCCCTCGTCCATGACCTGTTCACAGCAAAAGCCACTCGTGAGCACAACAACTCCAATGTCCTCTGCATGGGGGAACGTGTCATAGGACCAGGGCTCGCTAAGGAAATTGCCCGTACGTGGCTTGAAACCGATTACGAAGCTGGCCGTCATGAAAAGCGAGTAGGGAAGATTACAGAGTATGAAGGAAGAAAAGCGTAG
- a CDS encoding manganese efflux pump MntP, with amino-acid sequence MMVEHVASLMLLSFALGMDAFSVSLGMGMQAVRLKHAFFAGIVVGIFHMLMPGLGMVLGIWLSASASTWASVAGGFLLLGLGLYTIFASFAEKRSAAHTIVGAGLWIFAVSVSIDSFPVGFSLGLNDTAIIISILSFGLASTVLTWAGFIIGRRASGLLGTYSELLGGSILCALGLYAIF; translated from the coding sequence ATGATGGTTGAACACGTGGCGTCGTTAATGTTGCTTTCGTTTGCACTTGGCATGGATGCTTTTTCTGTATCTCTTGGAATGGGCATGCAGGCAGTAAGGCTAAAACACGCTTTCTTTGCGGGCATCGTCGTTGGAATTTTTCATATGCTTATGCCCGGCCTTGGAATGGTTCTAGGCATCTGGCTTTCGGCTAGTGCTAGCACGTGGGCCTCGGTGGCAGGGGGTTTCTTATTGCTCGGACTTGGTTTATACACCATTTTTGCATCCTTTGCGGAAAAACGATCCGCCGCCCATACAATCGTCGGCGCCGGTCTGTGGATATTTGCTGTAAGTGTAAGCATTGACAGTTTTCCTGTGGGGTTCAGCCTCGGTCTTAACGATACAGCCATTATCATTTCGATCCTGTCTTTTGGACTTGCTAGCACTGTGCTTACATGGGCAGGTTTTATCATAGGCAGACGAGCAAGCGGGCTGCTGGGAACATATAGTGAATTGCTAGGTGGGAGCATACTGTGTGCGCTTGGCCTTTACGCCATTTTCTAA
- a CDS encoding S8 family serine peptidase, with the protein MRKISALVLLLALGTTGFSNPADPVQPTRPELLKEQSEPSEEVTIIVELDESPKAFASQIETRLPRLEVVATYTTIFQGVAIKGEAEELEKLARLDTVVNQYPVRTYTTNLTSSVEKEQSLTTDVVRSQTSFTGEGVKVGVIDTGVDYTHPDLTANFRGGFDVVDFDQDPMETMGQQGATMHGTHVSGIIAADGELKGVAPDAELYVYRALGPGGSGSSVQVIAAIEQAVEEGMDVINLSLGNTVNGPDWPTTKAVNKAVELGTTVVVAAGNSGPNSWTVGSPGTSKKAITVGAASLPDALPVLTLPGLDRKVGVQLLQGSVPWDFSKKYPLIDGGTGENGVPPASGKIVMMERGVVPFGVKARLAYEQGAVGVIIYNNEEGQFQGMIDGKQIPIPVAAVTKEEGEWLLEHGVEENQWLETITQQMDHGIAPFSSRGPVTTNWTVKPDILAPGVHIISTVPGGYQPLQGTSMAAPHVAGVAALIKEAHPDWTPAEIKHSLMTTADLLTRQEGQPYPPTAQGAGYIDTEAAIQPELWIEPGALNFGRITDNFFREKVMVTLHNKGDRSQTISVPKPESPNGVTWTMPQTVKLAPNEKVEVPIELSVSKAFVEAGVHQGYVTLKSDDQVYEIPYLFMMESADYEKVSGFELYQDWQTSEDLSYRFHLTEAADQVTVDLYRAGTMLHQGTLFELEDPKEGMIEGEVDRGFKEELGGTYIAVVTVTKDKQTSTNTFPVQFKNQE; encoded by the coding sequence ATGCGCAAAATTTCTGCACTCGTACTCCTCCTGGCATTGGGGACAACAGGGTTTAGCAATCCGGCTGATCCTGTTCAGCCTACCCGCCCTGAACTGCTGAAAGAGCAGTCGGAGCCGTCAGAGGAAGTCACAATCATTGTCGAACTAGACGAATCACCAAAAGCATTTGCGAGTCAGATTGAAACGAGGCTCCCGCGGCTCGAGGTAGTCGCAACATACACGACCATTTTTCAAGGGGTAGCGATCAAGGGAGAGGCGGAGGAGCTTGAGAAGCTTGCCCGTTTAGATACGGTCGTCAATCAATATCCTGTTCGAACATACACCACCAACCTTACATCATCAGTTGAAAAGGAGCAATCGCTTACGACAGATGTGGTCCGAAGCCAAACTTCTTTTACAGGGGAAGGTGTCAAGGTTGGGGTGATTGATACAGGGGTGGATTACACACACCCGGATTTAACAGCCAACTTTCGTGGCGGCTTCGATGTCGTTGATTTTGATCAGGACCCGATGGAAACGATGGGGCAGCAAGGAGCGACGATGCATGGAACACACGTTTCTGGGATCATCGCGGCTGATGGTGAACTGAAAGGTGTTGCGCCTGATGCTGAGCTTTATGTCTATCGTGCCCTTGGCCCAGGCGGTTCAGGTTCATCGGTCCAGGTGATTGCCGCAATTGAACAAGCCGTTGAAGAGGGGATGGATGTGATCAACTTATCGCTCGGAAACACGGTCAATGGTCCGGACTGGCCAACGACGAAAGCGGTCAACAAGGCAGTTGAACTTGGCACGACCGTTGTTGTTGCAGCAGGAAACTCGGGTCCGAATTCGTGGACAGTCGGTTCGCCAGGCACATCAAAGAAGGCGATTACGGTCGGGGCTGCTTCTCTTCCGGACGCGCTGCCTGTCCTTACATTGCCGGGGCTGGATCGAAAGGTCGGCGTACAGCTATTGCAGGGATCCGTACCCTGGGATTTTTCAAAAAAATATCCCTTGATCGATGGGGGGACAGGGGAGAATGGTGTTCCTCCAGCGTCAGGGAAAATTGTTATGATGGAGCGGGGTGTTGTGCCCTTCGGTGTCAAGGCGCGGCTCGCGTATGAGCAGGGTGCTGTAGGGGTGATCATTTACAACAATGAAGAAGGACAGTTTCAGGGAATGATAGATGGCAAGCAAATTCCAATTCCAGTGGCAGCTGTCACTAAGGAGGAGGGGGAGTGGCTGCTTGAGCATGGGGTAGAGGAAAATCAGTGGCTCGAAACGATCACGCAGCAAATGGACCATGGCATCGCTCCGTTCAGTTCAAGAGGACCGGTGACGACGAATTGGACGGTCAAGCCAGACATTCTCGCGCCCGGTGTCCATATTATCAGTACGGTGCCGGGTGGATATCAACCTCTCCAGGGGACGAGCATGGCTGCCCCGCATGTCGCTGGTGTTGCTGCACTCATCAAAGAAGCCCATCCCGACTGGACGCCGGCCGAAATCAAGCATTCGCTCATGACGACGGCTGATCTGTTAACACGGCAAGAAGGACAGCCATACCCACCAACTGCACAAGGCGCCGGATACATCGATACCGAGGCTGCTATTCAGCCGGAGCTCTGGATTGAACCGGGTGCGCTCAACTTTGGCCGTATTACAGATAACTTCTTTCGGGAAAAAGTTATGGTGACATTGCACAACAAAGGGGATCGCAGCCAGACGATAAGTGTGCCTAAGCCCGAAAGTCCTAATGGGGTAACGTGGACAATGCCGCAAACGGTGAAGCTTGCGCCGAATGAGAAGGTGGAGGTGCCAATCGAACTCAGTGTGTCAAAGGCTTTCGTTGAAGCGGGTGTCCATCAAGGATACGTCACCTTGAAGAGCGATGACCAGGTTTATGAAATCCCCTATCTATTTATGATGGAAAGTGCCGATTACGAGAAAGTGTCAGGCTTTGAACTCTATCAAGATTGGCAAACATCAGAAGATCTGTCTTATCGCTTCCACTTAACAGAAGCCGCTGATCAAGTTACAGTTGACTTGTACCGTGCAGGAACGATGCTGCACCAAGGTACATTGTTCGAATTAGAAGATCCTAAGGAAGGCATGATCGAAGGTGAGGTTGACCGTGGTTTCAAAGAAGAACTAGGAGGAACCTACATTGCCGTCGTCACCGTCACAAAAGACAAACAAACAAGCACAAACACCTTCCCAGTCCAATTTAAAAACCAAGAATAA
- the atpB gene encoding F0F1 ATP synthase subunit A, producing the protein MNHEAPMWEDAFGITWLDFNLSNVLMMFIASLIVFILGVAATRNMKRYPKGFQNFMEWLIDFIKGIIGSNMDWRTGRLFLPLGLTLFAYIFVSNMLGVVTNGVVGHNLWWKSPTADPGITMTLAIMVVVLSHYYGVKLKGGKEYGKGFVRPVPFLLPFKIIEEFSNTLTLGLRLYGNIYAGEILLSLLVGLAASGIGGFIGASIPMIAWMGFSTFIGFIQAFIFVMLTMVYMSHKVSDDH; encoded by the coding sequence TTGAATCACGAAGCACCGATGTGGGAGGATGCGTTTGGAATCACCTGGCTTGATTTCAACTTATCTAACGTGTTAATGATGTTTATTGCTTCATTAATTGTATTTATCCTCGGAGTTGCGGCAACAAGGAATATGAAACGCTACCCTAAAGGTTTCCAGAACTTCATGGAATGGTTGATTGATTTCATTAAAGGAATCATCGGTTCAAATATGGACTGGCGTACAGGTCGGCTTTTCTTACCTCTGGGTCTAACATTATTTGCCTACATATTTGTTTCGAATATGCTGGGGGTCGTTACCAACGGGGTTGTCGGACATAATCTATGGTGGAAATCACCAACAGCCGATCCGGGAATTACGATGACGCTTGCGATTATGGTCGTAGTGTTATCCCATTATTACGGAGTTAAATTAAAAGGTGGTAAAGAGTATGGAAAAGGGTTTGTACGCCCGGTGCCATTTTTGTTACCTTTTAAAATTATCGAGGAGTTCTCAAATACGTTAACGCTTGGTTTGCGTCTATACGGGAACATCTATGCAGGTGAAATTTTACTTTCCTTATTAGTAGGACTTGCAGCAAGTGGTATTGGCGGCTTTATTGGAGCATCAATTCCGATGATAGCATGGATGGGATTTAGTACATTTATCGGTTTCATTCAGGCATTTATTTTCGTTATGTTAACGATGGTTTATATGTCTCACAAGGTGAGCGATGACCATTAA
- the wecB gene encoding non-hydrolyzing UDP-N-acetylglucosamine 2-epimerase produces MSNRLKVMTIFGTRPEAIKMAPLVLELKKRSEQFEPIVTVTAQHRQMLDQVLNIFSIEPDYDLNIMKDRQTLTAVTARALEGLDDVMKKTKPDVVLVHGDTTTTFSASLAAYYNQIPVGHVEAGLRTWNKYSPFPEEMNRQLTGVMADLHFAPTNKSRDNLLAENKREDNIFVTGNTAIDALKTTVDSEYTHEVLNQLGDKRLVLMTAHRRENLGNNMKQMFRAIKRLVETHDDVQVVYPVHLNPVVQETADEILGNDDRIKLIKPLDVIDFHNFASRAHLILTDSGGVQEEAPSLGVPVLVLRDTTERPEGIEAGTLKLAGTEEDHIFNLANELLSDDSKHEAMSQASNPYGDGQASARIAEAIRYFFKHRDDKPGTFETK; encoded by the coding sequence ATGTCCAACCGCTTGAAAGTCATGACCATCTTTGGAACGCGCCCCGAAGCAATTAAAATGGCGCCGCTCGTTTTAGAATTAAAAAAAAGGTCAGAGCAATTTGAGCCCATCGTCACAGTTACAGCTCAGCACAGACAGATGCTTGACCAAGTTTTAAACATTTTCAGTATAGAACCCGATTACGATTTAAACATAATGAAGGATCGTCAAACGCTGACGGCTGTCACAGCACGAGCGCTTGAAGGGCTTGACGACGTCATGAAGAAAACAAAGCCGGATGTTGTACTTGTTCATGGTGATACAACAACAACATTCTCGGCTTCACTCGCAGCCTATTACAACCAAATTCCCGTCGGCCACGTCGAAGCGGGATTAAGAACGTGGAACAAATATTCACCATTCCCGGAAGAGATGAACCGCCAGCTAACAGGTGTCATGGCCGATCTTCATTTTGCACCGACGAATAAATCAAGGGACAATCTGTTAGCCGAAAATAAACGGGAAGACAACATTTTTGTCACAGGGAATACCGCAATTGATGCCTTGAAGACAACGGTCGACAGCGAGTACACTCACGAAGTCCTTAATCAATTAGGTGACAAGCGCCTCGTGTTGATGACCGCCCATCGCCGTGAAAATCTCGGCAACAACATGAAGCAAATGTTCCGCGCGATAAAGCGTTTAGTGGAGACGCATGACGATGTTCAAGTGGTCTACCCCGTTCACTTAAACCCTGTCGTGCAAGAAACCGCCGACGAAATCTTAGGAAACGATGATCGCATCAAGCTGATTAAACCACTTGATGTCATAGACTTCCATAATTTCGCGTCACGCGCCCACTTGATTTTAACCGATTCAGGCGGAGTCCAGGAAGAAGCGCCATCCCTTGGTGTCCCAGTGCTCGTCTTGCGTGATACAACCGAACGTCCGGAAGGCATCGAAGCGGGCACATTGAAGCTTGCCGGCACAGAAGAAGATCATATTTTCAACCTGGCCAACGAGCTCCTGTCCGATGACAGCAAACACGAAGCGATGTCGCAAGCTTCCAACCCTTACGGCGATGGACAAGCATCTGCTCGTATTGCCGAAGCGATTCGCTATTTTTTCAAGCATCGCGACGATAAACCGGGTACTTTTGAAACGAAATAA
- the upp gene encoding uracil phosphoribosyltransferase, translating into MGKVYVLDHPLIQHKLTYIRKNETGTKDFRQLVDEVAALMAFEITRDLPLEEVEIDTPVVSSAKAQVLTGKKIGLVPILRAGLGMVDGIIKLIPAAKVGHVGLYRDPETLQPVEYYVKLPSDIEERELIVIDPMLATGGSANEAIESLKKRGARQIRLMCLVAAPEGVESVQEAHPDVDIYLASMDERLNEKGYIEPGLGDAGDRLFGTK; encoded by the coding sequence ATGGGAAAAGTTTATGTGTTAGACCATCCATTAATTCAACATAAATTGACGTACATACGCAAAAACGAAACAGGGACAAAGGACTTTCGCCAATTAGTCGATGAAGTCGCTGCCCTTATGGCGTTTGAAATCACTCGTGACCTGCCGCTTGAAGAAGTGGAAATCGACACACCGGTCGTATCAAGTGCGAAAGCCCAGGTGCTGACAGGGAAGAAAATTGGTCTAGTGCCAATCCTTCGTGCTGGTCTAGGCATGGTAGACGGAATTATTAAACTGATTCCTGCAGCGAAAGTAGGACATGTCGGGCTTTACCGCGACCCTGAAACACTGCAGCCGGTAGAATACTATGTCAAACTTCCAAGTGATATCGAAGAACGTGAACTGATCGTTATTGACCCGATGCTCGCAACAGGCGGTTCCGCTAACGAAGCGATCGAATCATTGAAAAAACGCGGCGCTCGCCAAATCCGATTGATGTGCCTCGTGGCTGCACCTGAAGGCGTTGAGTCTGTTCAAGAGGCCCACCCGGACGTCGACATTTATTTAGCCTCAATGGACGAGCGTTTGAACGAAAAAGGCTACATCGAACCAGGTTTAGGTGACGCCGGTGACCGCCTGTTTGGCACGAAGTAA
- a CDS encoding L-threonylcarbamoyladenylate synthase → MTTQYWKLSTNVTEHDPAVREAAELLCQQQVVAFPTETVYGLGGDATNEAAVQRIFDAKGRPADNPLIVHVADKSQVEELVSSIPPIAHKLMDNFWPGPLTLILPSKGTAASNVTAGLPTIAIRMPNHAVALSILTATGKPLAAPSANRSGRPSPTEAVHVSQDLDGRIAGIVDGGPTGVGLESTVLDCTAEIPIILRPGGVTKEDLQPFIPNIIIDPALANQETQPKSPGMKYTHYAPEAPLWLVDGNGEFFQNQVNQLKATDKRVGVIASSELAAELDHNKVLSCGSKQNLTEVAGNLYGALRQFKKSDIDVILCETFPEHGVGAAIMNRLTKAAVQKVSQ, encoded by the coding sequence ATAACTACACAGTATTGGAAGCTATCCACAAATGTAACGGAACACGATCCGGCAGTTAGAGAAGCGGCTGAGTTGCTTTGTCAACAGCAGGTCGTTGCTTTTCCGACAGAAACAGTCTATGGACTCGGGGGAGATGCAACGAATGAGGCAGCGGTTCAACGGATTTTTGATGCAAAGGGTCGGCCGGCAGATAATCCACTGATTGTTCATGTTGCCGACAAATCGCAAGTCGAGGAGCTCGTGTCATCGATCCCGCCGATTGCGCATAAGTTAATGGACAATTTCTGGCCGGGCCCGTTAACGCTGATCTTGCCAAGCAAGGGCACAGCCGCTTCGAACGTAACCGCAGGCTTGCCGACGATTGCCATACGCATGCCGAATCACGCTGTGGCACTGAGCATTTTAACAGCAACGGGAAAGCCTTTAGCTGCTCCGAGTGCCAATCGGTCAGGGCGTCCTAGCCCAACGGAAGCTGTTCATGTTAGTCAGGATCTCGATGGACGGATTGCCGGGATCGTTGACGGCGGTCCTACAGGGGTCGGCCTCGAATCAACCGTACTTGATTGTACCGCAGAAATTCCGATCATTCTGAGGCCTGGAGGAGTTACAAAGGAAGACTTACAGCCATTTATACCTAATATTATTATTGATCCGGCGCTGGCTAATCAGGAAACCCAACCAAAGTCTCCGGGCATGAAATATACCCATTATGCACCGGAAGCCCCACTATGGCTTGTCGATGGGAATGGGGAGTTTTTTCAGAATCAAGTGAATCAATTGAAAGCAACAGACAAGCGTGTTGGTGTCATTGCAAGTAGTGAGCTTGCAGCAGAATTAGACCACAATAAAGTTCTTTCGTGCGGGTCCAAGCAGAATTTGACTGAAGTAGCCGGCAATTTATACGGAGCTTTAAGGCAGTTTAAAAAATCGGATATCGATGTGATTTTGTGTGAAACCTTCCCCGAGCACGGAGTAGGCGCTGCGATTATGAACCGTTTAACAAAAGCAGCCGTTCAAAAAGTGAGTCAGTAG
- a CDS encoding serine hydroxymethyltransferase, with amino-acid sequence MEHVKSTDAEVFAAIKDEKDRQNHNIELIASENFVSEAVMEAMGSVLTNKYAEGYPGRRYYGGCEHVDVVENLARDRAKELFGAEHVNVQPHSGAQANMAVYFTVLKPGDKVLGMNLNHGGHLTHGSPVNFSGTLYDFEEYGVEKDHEQIDYDAVLAKAKEVKPKLIVAGASAYPREIDFAKFREIADEVGAYLLVDMAHIAGLVASGLHPNPVPHAHFVTTTTHKTLRGPRGGMIFCEEEFAKKIDKSVFPGMQGGPLMHVIAAKAVSFKEALEPEFKQYSRQVIANAKQLAESLKKNGVRLVSGGTDNHLLLLDLQTLGLTGKVAEKALDEVGLTTNKNAIPFDPESPFVTSGIRIGTAAVTSRGFKEKEMEEIAEQIAYTLKNHEDADKLKEVAERVQKLTARFPLYPTLLTTS; translated from the coding sequence ATGGAACACGTTAAATCAACAGATGCAGAAGTGTTTGCAGCCATTAAGGATGAGAAAGATCGTCAAAACCATAATATTGAGCTGATCGCTTCTGAGAATTTCGTTTCCGAAGCTGTTATGGAGGCAATGGGATCAGTCTTAACGAACAAATATGCAGAAGGTTATCCAGGGCGCCGCTACTATGGCGGCTGTGAACACGTCGATGTTGTTGAGAACCTGGCAAGAGATCGTGCTAAGGAACTATTTGGTGCTGAGCATGTTAACGTCCAGCCGCACTCCGGTGCCCAAGCGAACATGGCTGTTTACTTTACTGTTCTTAAGCCTGGAGACAAGGTACTTGGCATGAACTTGAACCACGGCGGCCACCTCACTCACGGCAGCCCGGTAAACTTCAGTGGTACTCTTTACGATTTTGAAGAGTATGGGGTCGAAAAAGATCATGAACAAATTGATTATGATGCCGTTTTAGCAAAAGCGAAAGAAGTGAAACCCAAGTTGATCGTCGCTGGGGCAAGTGCCTATCCACGCGAAATTGATTTTGCTAAATTCAGAGAAATTGCCGATGAGGTTGGTGCTTATTTATTAGTCGATATGGCCCACATAGCCGGACTCGTTGCTTCCGGTTTGCATCCAAATCCAGTTCCGCACGCCCATTTCGTAACGACGACAACACATAAAACGTTACGCGGCCCACGCGGCGGCATGATCTTTTGTGAAGAAGAATTCGCTAAGAAAATTGACAAATCCGTATTCCCGGGCATGCAGGGCGGTCCACTTATGCATGTAATTGCAGCAAAAGCCGTTTCTTTCAAAGAGGCACTCGAACCGGAATTCAAGCAATATTCCCGTCAAGTGATCGCCAACGCCAAACAGCTGGCGGAATCTCTTAAGAAAAACGGCGTTCGCCTTGTATCCGGCGGCACCGACAACCACTTATTGCTGCTCGACCTGCAAACCCTCGGCCTCACAGGGAAAGTAGCAGAAAAAGCACTAGACGAAGTTGGCCTTACGACAAATAAAAACGCGATTCCATTTGATCCAGAAAGCCCATTTGTAACGAGCGGAATCCGTATCGGTACAGCTGCTGTTACAAGCCGCGGCTTCAAAGAAAAAGAAATGGAAGAAATCGCGGAACAAATTGCATACACACTGAAAAATCATGAAGATGCTGATAAACTGAAGGAAGTAGCTGAACGTGTACAGAAGCTGACAGCCCGCTTCCCGCTTTATCCAACATTGCTGACAACTTCTTAA